The following are encoded together in the Tripterygium wilfordii isolate XIE 37 chromosome 3, ASM1340144v1, whole genome shotgun sequence genome:
- the LOC119992415 gene encoding adagio protein 3-like, protein MPQSKCSATRSSCTTHKTEDTKPTDMANKKEKHDGDELRSSGKRLKCTTNEYEEEEEVEEVVSEFPLTPGFFYYPMTPTSFVVSDALEPDFPVIYVNTVFEIFTGYRADEVLGRNCRFLQYRDPRAQRRHPLVDPVVVSEIRRCLEEGIEFQGELLNFRKDGTPLVNRLRLAPIHDDDEIVTHIIGIQVFAEAKIDLNRVSYPVFKETYNQMSDESNNFAPVSGQPLRAQHQEICGILQLSDEVLAHNILSRLTPRDVASIGSACRRIRQLTKNENLRKMVCQNSWGREVTGKLELMTKKLGWGRLARELTTLEAVCWKKLTVGGAVEPSRCNFSACAAENRLVLFGGEGVNMQPMDDTYVLNLDIANPEWQRVSVKTSPPGRWGHTLSCLNDSWLVVFGGCGRQGLLNDVFVLDLDAKQPTWKEVSGGTPPLPRSWHSSCTIEGSKLVVSGGCTDAGVLLSDTYLLDLNTDKPMWREIPTSWAPPSRLGHSLSVYGRTKILMFGGLAQSGHLRLRSGEAYTIDLEEEEPQWRQLACGALTGVGSQNAVVPPPRLDHVAVSMPCGRIIIFGGSIAGLHSPSQLFLLDPSEEKPSWRILNVPGQPPKFAWGHSTCVVGGTRVLVLGGHTGEEWILNELHELCLASRQDSDP, encoded by the exons ATGCCACAGTCCAAATGTTCAGCAACCCGTTCTTCGTGCACAACACACAAAACGGAGGACACAAAACCCACAGATATGGCAAATAAGAAGGAAAAACACGACGGCGACGAGCTTCGAAGCTCCGGGAAGAGGCTTAAATGCACCACAAACGAAtacgaagaggaagaggaagtggagGAGGTCGTGAGTGAATTTCCATTGACGCCGGGGTTTTTCTATTATCCGATGACGCCGACGTCTTTCGTTGTCTCTGATGCTCTCGAGCCCGATTTTCCCGTCATTTATGTCAACACCGTCTTCGAAATATTCACTGGATACCGTGCTGATGAGGTCCTTGGACGAAACTG CCGCTTTCTACAATACAGGGATCCTCGTGCTCAGAGACGGCACCCATTGGTCGATCCTGTCGTTGTCTCTGAGATCAGAAGATGTCTTGAGGAAGGTATTGAGTTTCAAGGTGAGCTTCTTAATTTTAGGAAGGATGGTACTCCCTTGGTAAACAGGTTAAGGCTTGCTCCTatacatgatgatgatgaaattgTGACACACATAATTGGCATTCAAGTGTTTGCTGAAGCAAAAATAGATCTGAACCGTGTGTCGTACCCAGTGTTTAAAGAAACTTACAATCAGATGTCTGATGAGTCAAATAATTTTGCTCCTGTGAGTGGACAGCCTTTGCGAGCTCAGCATCAAGAAATATGTGGGATACTTCAACTCTCTGATGAAGTGTTGGCTCACAATATTTTATCACGTTTGACTCCGAGGGATGTTGCATCTATTGGGTCTGCCTGCAGAAGGATCCGCCAATTGACAAAAAATGAGAATTTACGGAAAATGGTATGTCAAAACTCATGGGGTAGAGAAGTCACAGGGAAGTTGGAATTGATGACCAAGAAACTAGGTTGGGGCCGTCTGGCCAGGGAACTAACTACTCTCGAGGCGGTTTGTTGGAAGAAACTGACTGTTGGAGGAGCAGTGGAACCTTCTCGTTGCAACTTTAGTGCATGTGCAGCAGAGAATAGGCTTGTGTTGTTTGGAGGGGAAGGAGTTAACATGCAGCCAATGGATGACACATATGTTCTCAATCTTGATATTGCAAATCCAGAGTGGCAGCGCGTGAGTGTGAAAACATCACCACCTGGACGCTGGGGCCATACTCTCTCATGCTTGAATGATTCCTGGTTGGTCGTATTTGGAGGATGTGGAAGGCAGGGATTGCTAAATGATGTATTTGTTCTTGACTTGGATGCAAAACAGCCGACATGGAAAGAAGTTTCTGGTGGAACTCCTCCTCTCCCTAGATCTTGGCATAGCTCTTGCACAATAGAAGGTTCTAAGTTGGTTGTTTCTGGTGGATGCACGGATGCCGGTGTTCTTCTCAGTGACACATACTTACTGGACCTAAATACTGACAAGCCAATGTGGAGAGAGATTCCGACTTCATGGGCTCCTCCATCTAGATTGGGGCATTCACTTTCAGTTTATGGTCGGACCAAAATTCTCATGTTTGGGGGGCTTGCCCAGAGTGGCCACCTGCGTCTGCGCTCTGGTGAGGCCTACACAATTGATTTGGAGGAAGAAGAGCCACAATGGAGACAACTAGCATGTGGTGCATTGACTGGCGTTGGCAGCCAGAATGCGGTGGTTCCTCCCCCTAGACTTGATCATGTTGCAGTTAGCATGCCCTGTGGAAGGATTATAATTTTTGGTGGTTCCATTGCTGGGTTGCACTCTCCTTCCCAGCTCTTCCTTTTGGATCCTTCAGAGGAGAAACCGTCATGGAGGATTCTCAATGTTCCCGGACAACCACCTAAGTTTGCCTGGGGTCACAGCACCTGTGTGGTTGGAGGAACTAGGGTCTTGGTGTTGGGTGGGCATACTGGAGAGGAATGGATACTTAATGAATTGCATGAATTATGCTTAGCGAGCAGGCAAGACTCAGATCCATAA
- the LOC119992421 gene encoding dynamin-related protein 1C translates to MATMESLIGLVNRIQRACTVLGDHGGEGMSLWEALPSVAVVGGQSSGKSSVLESVVGRDFLPRGSGIVTRRPLVLQLHKTDKGQTEYAEFLHAPKKRFTEFASVRREIEEETDRITGKSKQISNIPIQLSIYSPNVVNLTLIDLPGLTKVAVEGQPETIVEDIENMVRSYVEKPNSIILAISPANQDIATSDAIKLAREVDPTGERTFGVLTKLDLMDKGTDARDVLEGRSYRLQHPWVGIVNRSQADINKNVDMIVARRKEREYFETSPEYGHLASKMGSEYLAKLLSQHLETVIRQRIPSIIAMINKTIDELNAELDRIGRPIAVDSGAQLYTILEMCRAFDRIFKEHLDGGRPGGDRIYGVFDHQLPAALKKLPFDRHLSLKNVQKVVSEADGYQPHLIAPEQGYRRLIDGSITYFKGPAEACVDAVHFVLKELVRKSIAETEELKRFPTLQSDIAAASNEALERFREESRKTVLRLVDMESSYLTVEFFRKLHLEPEKNPNPSGPNADRPNTDRPNVDRYADNHFRKIGSNVSAYIGMVCDTMKNSIPKAVVYCQVREAKRSLLNHFYAQVGRKEKEKLGGMLDEDPQLMERRTAIAKRLELYKSARDEIDSVAWK, encoded by the exons ATGGCGACAATGGAGAGCCTGATCGGCTTGGTCAACAGAATCCAAAGGGCCTGCACCGTCTTAGGCGATCACGGCGGCGAGGGCATGTCCCTTTGGGAAGCTCTTCCTTCCGTTGCCGTTGTTGGTGGCCAG AGTTCCGGAAAATCTTCTGTGTTGGAAAGCGTGGTGGGTCGGGATTTCCTACCACGTGGATCCG GTATTGTTACACGAAGGCCATTGGTTTTGCAGCTACATAAGACTGATAAGGGGCAGACAGAATATGCAGAGTTTCTTCATGCACCAAAGAAGAGGTTTACTGAATTTG CTTCTGTGAGAAGGGAGATTGAAGAGGAAACAGATCGTATTACTGGAAAGTCAAAGCAAATTTCTAACATTCCAATTCAGTTGAGCATTTATTCTCCTAATG TTGTCAACTTAACCCTGATAGATCTTCCTGGGTTGACAAAGGTTGCTGTAG AGGGACAGCCAGAAACTATAGTTGAAGATATTGAAAACATGGTCCGTTCATATGTTGAGAAG CCCAACAGCATTATATTGGCTATATCTCCTGCTAATCAAGATATTGCCACTTCAGATGCTATAAAACTTGCAAGGGAAGTTGATCCTACAG GTGAGAGAACATTTGGGGTGCTAACAAAACTTGATCTGATGGACAAGGGAACAGATGCTCGAGAT GTTCTTGAAGGAAGGTCATACAGGCTGCAACATCCTTGGGTTGGAATTGTGAACCGTTCACAAGCTGACATCAATAAGAATGTTGACATGATTGTGGCTCGCCGAAAAGAGCGTGAATATTTTGAAACAAGCCCTGAGTATGGGCATTTGGCTAGTAAAATGGGCTCAGAGTATCTTGCGAAGTTGTTGTCCCAa CATTTAGAGACTGTTATCAGGCAGCGTATACCAAGTATCATCGCTATGATTAATAAAACCATTGATGAGCTCAATGCAGAGTTGGATCGCATTGGCAGGCCTATTGCAGTAGATTCAGGG GCCCAGCTCTATACTATCTTAGAAATGTGTCGTGCATTTGATCGCATATTTAAGGAACATCTGGATGGAGG GCGACCTGGTGGAGATCGGATATATGGAGTTTTTGACCACCAACTGCCAGCTGCCTTAAAAAAGCTCCCCTTTGATCGTCATCTATCTTTAAAAAATGTGCAAAAGGTTGTTTCAGAGGCGGATGGTTATCAGCCACATCTAATTGCTCCAGAACAAGGATACCGAAGACTAATTGATGGATCCATCACCTACTTCAAAGGCCCAGCTGAAGCCTGTGTGGATGCT GTGCATTTTGTATTGAAAGAGCTTGTACGGAAGTCTATAGCTGAAACAGAG GAACTAAAGCGATTCCCAACTCTTCAATCTGACATTGCGGCTGCTTCAAATGAAGCATTGGAACGATTTCGTGAAGAAAGTCGCAAAACAGTTCTAAGGCTTGTAGACATGGAGTCGAGCTATCTTACAGTGGAATTTTTCCGGAAGCTTCATCTTGAACCTGAGAAGAATCCTAACCCATCTGGTCCCAACGCAGACCGTCCCAATACAGACCGTCCCAATGTAGACCGTTATGCTGATAATCATTTCAGGAAGATTG GATCAAATGTCAGCGCTTACATAGGCATGGTTTGTGATACAATGAAGAATTCCATCCCCAAGGCTGTTGTTTATTGTCAAGTCAGGGAGGCCAAGAGATCCCTGCTCAACCATTTCTATGCTCAAGTTGGAAGAAAAGAG AAGGAAAAGCTTGGCGGAATGTTGGATGAAGACCCACAACTTATGGAAAGGAGAACAGCCATAGCTAAAAGGCTCGAACTGTACAAGTCAGCCAGAGATGAGATCGACTCTGTGGCATGGAAATGA
- the LOC119994589 gene encoding microtubule-associated protein 70-2-like isoform X2 — translation MAEFSGDGGGVTSCGNGTPTVTPLTASASFKEGGSKGTSRRRPVRPSFDADNEFITLMHGSDPVKVELNRLENEVRDKDRELGEAQTEIRALRLSERAREKAVEELTEELAKMEEKLKLTESLLESKNLDIKKINDEKKASMAAQFAAEATLRRVHAAQKDDDMPPIEAILAPLEAELKLAKQEIAKLQDDNKALDRLTKSKEAALLEAERIVQVALAKASMVDDLQNKNQELMKQIEICQEENKILDKMHRQKVAEVEKLSQTVRELEEAVLAGGAAANAVRDYQRKVQEMNDERKTLDRELARAKVTANRVATVVANEWKDANDKVMPVKQWLEERRFLQGEMQQLRDKLSITERASKSEAQLKEKYLLRLRVLEESLRGTSNSSNRSTQEGRSISNGPSRRQSLGGADNISKFTSNGFLSKRTPTSQLRSLSSTSSTVLKHAKGTSKSFDGGTRSLDRSKALLNGASPNKSFNQSSGGSKDSEASNTWKGNADGKPNEFPMPDAEDSVPGVLYDFLQKEVVALRKAGHEKDQSLKDKDDAIEMLAKKVETLTKAMDVEAKKMRREVAAMEKEVAAMRVEKDHENRAKRFGSTKGPANSSQLLPGRNVSRSGLTRSTQ, via the exons ATGGCTGAGTTTTCCGGCGATGGAGGCGGGGTGACTAGCTGTGGCAATGGTACTCCGACGGTGACGCCACTCACGGCGTCTGCGTCTTTCAAGGAAGGGGGAAGCAAGGGCACGTCGAGGCGGAGGCCAGTGAGGCCGAGCTTCGATGCTGATAATGAGTTCATTACGCTAATGCACGGGTCGGATCCGGTGAAAGTGGAGCTTAATCGGTTAGAGAATGAAGTCAGAG ACAAGGACAGAGAGCTAGGCGAAGCACAGACTGAGATCAGAGCGTTGAGGTTATCTGAGCGCGCTAGAGAAAAGGCCGTTGAAGAg CTCACTGAAGAACTTGCTAAGATGGAGGAGAAGCTCAAGCTAACAGAATCGCTCTTGGAAAGCAAA AACCTtgatatcaagaaaatcaatgATGAGAAGAAGGCGTCCATGGCAGCTCAGTTTGCAGCTGAAGCTACTCTTCGAAGGGTTCATGCTGCTCAAAAGGATGATGATATGCCTCCAATCGAAGCCATTCTTGCCCCTTTGGAGGCTGAGCTTAAGCTTGCCAAGCAAGAG ATAGCTAAACTTCAAGATGACAACAAAGCATTAGACCGActaacaaaatcaaaagaagcaGCTTTACTTGAGGCTGAGAGGATTGTCCAAGTTGCATTGGCCAAGGCTTCAATGGTGGATGATTTGCAAAATAAGAATCAAGAATTAATGAAACAGATAGAAATTTGCCAG gaagaaaataaaatcttagACAAGATGCATAGGCAAAAGGTTGCAGAGGTTGAAAAGCTTAGTCAAACTGTACGGGAGCTGGAAGAGGCTGTTCTTGCTGGTGGTGCAGCTGCTAATGCTGTTAGGGATTACCAACGGAAGGTTCAGGAGATGAAT GATGAAAGGAAAACACTTGACCGGGAGCTAGCCCGTGCAAAGGTAACAGCAAACCGAGTAGCCACGGTGGTAGCAAATGAATGGAAAGATGCTAATGACAAAGTGATGCCTGTTAAGCAATGGCTTGAAGAACGGAGATTCTTGCAG GGAGAAATGCAGCAACTCCGTGATAAGCTTTCCATAACTGAGCGAGCTTCGAAGTCTGAAGCTCAGCTGAAA GAAAAGTACCTTCTAAGGCTAAGAGTGCTAGAAGAGAGTTTGAGAGGAACTTCTAACAGTAGTAATCGTAGTACCCAAGAAGGAAGAAGTATAAGCAATGGGCCTTCTCGTCGTCAGTCCTTGGGCGGAGCTGATAACATATCAAAGTTTACCTCAAATGGATTTCTATCCAAAAGAACACCAACCTCTCAGTTGAGATCTTTGTCATCTACTAGCAGCACAGTGTTGAAGCATGCCAAGGGGACATCGAAATCATTTGATGGAGGCACAAGGTCATTAGACAGAAGTAAGGCCCTTCTAAATGGAGCTAGCCCAAATAAATCTTTCAACCAGTCTAGTGGGGGAAGTAAGGATAGTGAGGCTTCTAATACCTGGAAAGGAAATGCAGATGGCAAGCCAAATGAGTTTCCAATGCCAGATGCAGAGGATAGTGTGCCAGGAGTGTTGTACGATTTTCTGCAGAAAGAGGTGGTCGCTTTGAGGAAAGCTGGTCATGAAAAAGACCAAAGCCTCAAAGATAAAGATGATGCTATTGAG ATGTTGGCAAAGAAGGTGGAAACATTGACTAAAGCAATGGATGTTGAGGCGAAGAAGATGAGAAGAGAAGTGGCTGCCATGGAGAAGGAGGTGGCTGCCATGCGTGTGGAGAAAGATCATGAGAATAGGGCTAAGCGATTTGGTAGTACCAAGGGACCTGCCAACTCTAGTCAGCTGCTTCCTGGAAG AAATGTATCCCGAAGCGGGTTAACACGCAGCACCCAATGA
- the LOC119994589 gene encoding microtubule-associated protein 70-2-like isoform X1: MAEFSGDGGGVTSCGNGTPTVTPLTASASFKEGGSKGTSRRRPVRPSFDADNEFITLMHGSDPVKVELNRLENEVRDKDRELGEAQTEIRALRLSERAREKAVEELTEELAKMEEKLKLTESLLESKNLDIKKINDEKKASMAAQFAAEATLRRVHAAQKDDDMPPIEAILAPLEAELKLAKQEIAKLQDDNKALDRLTKSKEAALLEAERIVQVALAKASMVDDLQNKNQELMKQIEICQEENKILDKMHRQKVAEVEKLSQTVRELEEAVLAGGAAANAVRDYQRKVQEMNDERKTLDRELARAKVTANRVATVVANEWKDANDKVMPVKQWLEERRFLQGEMQQLRDKLSITERASKSEAQLKEKYLLRLRVLEESLRGTSNSSNRSTQEGRSISNGPSRRQSLGGADNISKFTSNGFLSKRTPTSQLRSLSSTSSTVLKHAKGTSKSFDGGTRSLDRSKALLNGASPNKSFNQSSGGSKDSEASNTWKGNADGKPNEFPMPDAEDSVPGVLYDFLQKEVVALRKAGHEKDQSLKDKDDAIEMLAKKVETLTKAMDVEAKKMRREVAAMEKEVAAMRVEKDHENRAKRFGSTKGPANSSQLLPGRRPQTFGMKALMMMMMQCKFLH, translated from the exons ATGGCTGAGTTTTCCGGCGATGGAGGCGGGGTGACTAGCTGTGGCAATGGTACTCCGACGGTGACGCCACTCACGGCGTCTGCGTCTTTCAAGGAAGGGGGAAGCAAGGGCACGTCGAGGCGGAGGCCAGTGAGGCCGAGCTTCGATGCTGATAATGAGTTCATTACGCTAATGCACGGGTCGGATCCGGTGAAAGTGGAGCTTAATCGGTTAGAGAATGAAGTCAGAG ACAAGGACAGAGAGCTAGGCGAAGCACAGACTGAGATCAGAGCGTTGAGGTTATCTGAGCGCGCTAGAGAAAAGGCCGTTGAAGAg CTCACTGAAGAACTTGCTAAGATGGAGGAGAAGCTCAAGCTAACAGAATCGCTCTTGGAAAGCAAA AACCTtgatatcaagaaaatcaatgATGAGAAGAAGGCGTCCATGGCAGCTCAGTTTGCAGCTGAAGCTACTCTTCGAAGGGTTCATGCTGCTCAAAAGGATGATGATATGCCTCCAATCGAAGCCATTCTTGCCCCTTTGGAGGCTGAGCTTAAGCTTGCCAAGCAAGAG ATAGCTAAACTTCAAGATGACAACAAAGCATTAGACCGActaacaaaatcaaaagaagcaGCTTTACTTGAGGCTGAGAGGATTGTCCAAGTTGCATTGGCCAAGGCTTCAATGGTGGATGATTTGCAAAATAAGAATCAAGAATTAATGAAACAGATAGAAATTTGCCAG gaagaaaataaaatcttagACAAGATGCATAGGCAAAAGGTTGCAGAGGTTGAAAAGCTTAGTCAAACTGTACGGGAGCTGGAAGAGGCTGTTCTTGCTGGTGGTGCAGCTGCTAATGCTGTTAGGGATTACCAACGGAAGGTTCAGGAGATGAAT GATGAAAGGAAAACACTTGACCGGGAGCTAGCCCGTGCAAAGGTAACAGCAAACCGAGTAGCCACGGTGGTAGCAAATGAATGGAAAGATGCTAATGACAAAGTGATGCCTGTTAAGCAATGGCTTGAAGAACGGAGATTCTTGCAG GGAGAAATGCAGCAACTCCGTGATAAGCTTTCCATAACTGAGCGAGCTTCGAAGTCTGAAGCTCAGCTGAAA GAAAAGTACCTTCTAAGGCTAAGAGTGCTAGAAGAGAGTTTGAGAGGAACTTCTAACAGTAGTAATCGTAGTACCCAAGAAGGAAGAAGTATAAGCAATGGGCCTTCTCGTCGTCAGTCCTTGGGCGGAGCTGATAACATATCAAAGTTTACCTCAAATGGATTTCTATCCAAAAGAACACCAACCTCTCAGTTGAGATCTTTGTCATCTACTAGCAGCACAGTGTTGAAGCATGCCAAGGGGACATCGAAATCATTTGATGGAGGCACAAGGTCATTAGACAGAAGTAAGGCCCTTCTAAATGGAGCTAGCCCAAATAAATCTTTCAACCAGTCTAGTGGGGGAAGTAAGGATAGTGAGGCTTCTAATACCTGGAAAGGAAATGCAGATGGCAAGCCAAATGAGTTTCCAATGCCAGATGCAGAGGATAGTGTGCCAGGAGTGTTGTACGATTTTCTGCAGAAAGAGGTGGTCGCTTTGAGGAAAGCTGGTCATGAAAAAGACCAAAGCCTCAAAGATAAAGATGATGCTATTGAG ATGTTGGCAAAGAAGGTGGAAACATTGACTAAAGCAATGGATGTTGAGGCGAAGAAGATGAGAAGAGAAGTGGCTGCCATGGAGAAGGAGGTGGCTGCCATGCGTGTGGAGAAAGATCATGAGAATAGGGCTAAGCGATTTGGTAGTACCAAGGGACCTGCCAACTCTAGTCAGCTGCTTCCTGGAAG gcgaccccaaacttttgggatgaaggctttgatgatgatgatgatgcagtGTAAGTTTTTACACTAA